In a single window of the Nicotiana tomentosiformis chromosome 8, ASM39032v3, whole genome shotgun sequence genome:
- the LOC104096467 gene encoding glucan endo-1,3-beta-glucosidase 5-like: MGIIGMKDGIWISMILGFMVLGKVYGIGANWGTQATHPLPPNIVVKLLKDNGIQKVKLFDADSDIFKALSGSGIEVMVGIPNEMLYSLANSLGAAEKWVEKNISSFVSSNSVDIKYVAVGNEPFLSQFNGTFLPTTFPALQNIQAALIKAGLGNRVKVTIPLNADVYESSSEKPSTGDFRQDIRDLMVNIVKFLNDNGGAFTVNIYPFISLYNDPNFPADYAFFDGYSNAIDDNGKIYNNVFDANHDTLLWALQKNGYPNMSIIIGEVGWPTDGDNNANLKAAQRFNQGFMTHISGGKGTPMRPGPIDAYLFSLIDEDAKSIQPGSFERHWGIFYFDGTPKYNLSLGANSGGLVPASGVHYLARQWCVLSPSASLDDPQLADSVGYACSHADCTSLGHGTSCADLDTRGNISYAFNSYYQENDQLPTACKFPNLSMVTNTDPSPPGGTCKFKIMIQASSPKSLKSNAFTSKPVNVMLLVIVSLLSVL; encoded by the exons ATGGGAATTATTGGTATGAAAGATGGTATTTGGATTTCGATGATTTTGGGGTTTATGGTATTAGGAAAAGTGTATGGAATTGGAGCAAACTGGGGAACACAAGCAACACATCCTTTGCCACCAAACATAGTAGTGAAGCTGCTCAAGGACAATGGAATTCAGAAAGTGAAGCTGTTTGATGCAGATTCAGATATCTTTAAAGCACTCAGTGGCTCTGGAATTGAAGTCATGGTTGGAATCCCAAATGAAATGCTTTATAGTTTAGCTAACAGTTTGGGTGCTGCTGAGAAATGGGTTGAGAAGAATATCTCTTCATTTGTCTCTTCCAACAGTGTTGATATCAA ATATGTTGCAGTTGGAAATGAACCATTTCTATCTCAGTTTAATGGAACATTTCTGCCAACAACATTCCCAGCTCTTCAAAACATCCAGGCAGCCCTCATAAAAGCCGGTCTTGGCAATCGGGTGAAAGTCACTATTCCTCTCAATGCCGATGTATACGAGAGTTCAAGTGAAAAACCTTCAACAGGTGACTTCAGGCAAGACATTCGTGATCTCATGGTGAACATTGTCAAGTTCTTGAATGACAATGGTGGTGCATTTACTGTCAATATCTATCCTTTTATAAGTCTCTACAATGACCCCAACTTTCCTGCTGATTATGCTTTCTTCGACGGATATTCAAACGCCATCGATGACAATGGGAAAATTTACAACAACGTGTTCGATGCAAACCATGATACCCTGCTTTGGGCGTTGCAGAAAAATGGATACCCAAATATGTCAATCATAATAGGGGAAGTCGGATGGCCAACAGATGGAGACAATAATGCAAACTTAAAGGCTGCCCAGAGATTCAACCAAGGATTCATGACTCACATTTCGGGTGGAAAGGGGACACCAATGAGACCTGGCCCTATAGATGCTTATCTGTTCAGCCTGATCGACGAGGACGCGAAAAGCATCCAGCCTGGTAGCTTTGAACGCCATTGGGGAATATTTTACTTCGATGGTACGCCTAAATACAATCTTTCCCTGGGTGCAAACAGTGGAGGTTTAGTACCAGCAAGCGGTGTTCATTACCTGGCTCGCCAGTGGTGCGTGCTGTCGCCCTCGGCCAGTCTTGATGATCCACAGCTAGCTGATAGTGTGGGCTATGCATGTTCCCATGCTGATTGCACCAGCCTCGGACATGGAACATCATGCGCGGATCTGGATACTCGTGGTAACATTTCATATGCATTCAACAGTTACTATCAGGAAAACGACCAGCTACCTACTGCCTGCAAGTTTCCGAACCTTTCCATGGTCACAAACACAGATCCATCACCACCGGGTGGAACCTGTAAATTCAAAATAATGATCCAAGCGAGTAGTCCTAAAAGCCTTAAGAGTAATGCATTTACTTCTAAGCCTGTCAATGTGATGCTTCTGGTTATAGTTTCTTTGTTGAGTGTTTTGTAG